A stretch of the Duncaniella dubosii genome encodes the following:
- a CDS encoding translocation/assembly module TamB domain-containing protein has translation MSRNIGKKSLRAFLWTLLGLVLLLIAIPILLYVPVVQDFAVKIATQQVSKSTGMKIGIGKLRLGFPLKLKVEEASVIMANGDTMLTSARLAVDVRLMPLLKGEIEVSGAELESAFYQLGNNDSVMWLRANVNRADIDGSEINLKTGRIDLSTVDIDGVRVRLRMLNDTTTTPVDTAQATPWNVNADRITISNLAYEMSMEPIIDSLGCMVDMMELRDGHFDMATKKIYGRSLQVDSVTAAYIYPLVGNGTSTDMSTDSVTAVESDLWTITADSLRLTARSGLYAQKGVRPAKGFDPSYIEVSDVNIEVDSFFNKGTAIRVPLKNLSANERCGLMFHADGLFEMDSKKMSARDFSIETLRSSLLVNAEMGMGDLLTDRSLPLGLKASGRIDPKEIIMAFPDMKAMLKPVTPISLSADIEGTPSLLNVYTLDLRMPTLAHIALEGEISNPFNPEKIGGQLNIDGTLSTITDKQFAFLPIKTVPALSINGTVDYYPQKVSGDVVLMTGGGKLAGAGRWVGKAESYSATLNLHDFPVDAFVPEYGVGRVTATLTVDGKGYNPLNKSTYIDADVKVGSIVYNKATYSDIALNTTLHDGNASGLIESSNQDADASARFDAQIDGDTVEWNLNADIRNVNLQALGLSPTLNRGSLDLTTSGRYNVAKSSIDARADVSNLTWNLPEIDIISPQPINLSLVSSDSILNGGLVNGDLDLKLSSDNSLFGFMDGLTAGMKEVTAQMDSMRVDVGRLHLSFPHFDMILNMGKNNVAARYLNESSKIEFNRFTAGLHNDSLLWINMLANGFMTGTTRLDTISFNAIQHGTYLVYKADINNRPGTFDDFAHVVLNGFVGSNRFSAYLKQQNIKGENGFNLGLTAMLVDSVVTVKLVPTKPTIAYKPWTINKDNFISYNLAARHLDASLSLQGEKSFIKIFTEHPLTADSLTRNVEGHPVCDDLIVQISQVELQDWLSINPFAPPIKGDLNADMRIHYEDGILTGKGDISLLDLFYGRDKVGDFDLAVDVANSHNGKLMADMSLMVDSVKTITAHGVLNDSTAENPFMLDFRMIKFPLRIANPFIPEGMANLSGMLNGEMEITGSMSHPVFNGFIDFDTTAVKVKMLGTSFTFSEEKIPVDSGIISFNDFTIKGCNDNPFYLNGTVDARNLANPALDISINAKNIEVVNSSRARGGADIYGKAFLDVNAKAKGDMTRINLDADLGVLAGTNVTYVLSEASQALSSQSTEDMVHFVQFNDTSSVAKADSIANAPMAINLDARLSIEEGSIINVDLSANGSNKVQVQPSGNVVFTMSELNGDRMTGRININNGFVRYTPPFMSEKNFAFREGSYISFNGDMMNPILNIQAVDIIKANVTQDGQDSRLVNFNVKLSVTNTLDNMNVAFDLSTDDDITVQNELASMSAEQRANQAMNLLLYNVYSGAGTKGNANLSGNQLYSFLTSQLNSWAANNIRGVDLSFGIDQYDKTYGGSTSTTTSYSYRVSKTFFNDRFKIVVGGNYSTDADADENFSQNLINDISFEYMLNKSGSMYIKIFRHTGYESILEGEITQTGVGFVLKRKLNTLWELFGIRRED, from the coding sequence TTGAGCCGTAACATTGGTAAAAAGTCGCTTAGAGCATTCCTGTGGACGCTTCTTGGTCTCGTATTGTTACTGATTGCAATACCGATTCTCCTTTATGTACCGGTTGTTCAGGATTTTGCTGTTAAGATAGCCACGCAGCAGGTAAGCAAGTCGACTGGCATGAAAATCGGAATTGGAAAACTGCGTCTCGGATTTCCATTGAAGCTGAAAGTCGAGGAGGCAAGTGTCATAATGGCTAACGGCGACACAATGCTGACATCAGCTCGTCTGGCTGTAGATGTCAGACTGATGCCTCTTTTAAAAGGCGAGATTGAGGTAAGTGGTGCTGAACTTGAGAGTGCGTTCTACCAGCTTGGCAATAATGATTCGGTTATGTGGCTTAGAGCAAATGTCAACCGTGCCGACATAGATGGAAGTGAAATCAATCTCAAAACCGGACGCATAGATTTGTCGACTGTAGATATAGATGGCGTCCGAGTCAGATTGCGCATGCTTAATGATACGACCACGACACCTGTCGATACGGCACAGGCAACGCCTTGGAATGTGAATGCTGACCGTATCACGATTTCCAATCTTGCCTACGAGATGTCAATGGAGCCGATCATCGATAGTCTTGGCTGTATGGTAGACATGATGGAACTTCGTGACGGACATTTCGATATGGCTACGAAAAAAATCTATGGAAGAAGTCTACAGGTTGATAGTGTGACCGCAGCCTACATCTATCCGCTGGTTGGCAATGGAACGTCAACTGATATGAGTACCGATAGCGTTACAGCTGTAGAATCCGATTTGTGGACAATCACAGCAGACTCGCTTCGTCTGACTGCCCGCAGTGGTCTTTATGCACAAAAAGGTGTTAGACCGGCTAAAGGTTTTGATCCTTCTTATATAGAAGTCAGTGACGTAAATATAGAGGTTGATTCATTTTTCAACAAGGGAACAGCGATACGCGTGCCTCTGAAAAATCTATCAGCAAATGAACGTTGCGGACTGATGTTCCATGCCGACGGTCTTTTTGAAATGGACAGTAAAAAAATGTCTGCCCGTGATTTCTCAATTGAAACTCTGCGTTCCTCGCTACTGGTTAATGCTGAAATGGGAATGGGAGATTTATTGACAGACCGTTCCCTCCCATTGGGGCTGAAGGCATCGGGCCGGATTGATCCCAAAGAGATTATCATGGCATTCCCTGATATGAAAGCTATGCTTAAGCCTGTCACTCCTATTTCGCTTTCAGCTGATATTGAAGGAACTCCGTCGTTGCTCAATGTATACACTCTTGATTTACGGATGCCGACGCTCGCTCATATTGCTCTTGAAGGTGAAATCAGCAATCCTTTTAATCCTGAAAAGATTGGTGGACAGCTTAATATAGACGGAACTTTGTCTACCATTACCGACAAACAGTTTGCATTCCTCCCGATAAAAACGGTTCCGGCACTCTCGATTAACGGCACTGTCGATTATTATCCGCAGAAGGTGTCCGGTGATGTTGTACTTATGACCGGCGGAGGCAAATTGGCCGGTGCAGGCCGATGGGTGGGAAAGGCTGAATCATACAGTGCGACCCTTAATCTTCATGATTTTCCTGTAGATGCCTTTGTCCCTGAATACGGTGTCGGCAGAGTCACTGCCACCCTGACTGTTGATGGTAAGGGATATAATCCGCTAAATAAGTCTACCTATATTGATGCGGATGTAAAGGTGGGAAGTATTGTCTACAACAAAGCGACATACAGTGATATTGCCCTCAATACCACGCTTCATGACGGAAACGCATCAGGGTTAATCGAAAGTTCTAACCAAGATGCGGATGCATCTGCCCGCTTTGACGCGCAGATTGATGGCGATACAGTCGAATGGAATCTCAATGCAGACATACGCAATGTCAACCTTCAGGCGCTTGGCCTTTCGCCTACACTGAACCGTGGCAGTCTCGACCTTACTACCTCAGGTCGATATAATGTCGCAAAATCCTCTATTGATGCAAGGGCGGACGTTTCCAATCTCACATGGAATCTTCCGGAAATTGATATAATCTCACCACAACCAATCAATTTGTCGCTTGTTTCTTCCGATTCAATTCTTAACGGCGGACTTGTAAACGGAGACCTTGACCTTAAGCTCAGTTCTGATAATTCGCTGTTTGGTTTTATGGATGGCTTGACGGCCGGAATGAAAGAGGTGACAGCACAGATGGACAGTATGCGTGTCGATGTCGGAAGACTTCATCTGTCTTTTCCGCATTTCGATATGATTTTAAACATGGGCAAGAACAATGTGGCAGCCAGATATCTGAATGAATCTTCAAAAATAGAATTCAATAGATTCACAGCCGGGCTGCACAACGATTCGCTTCTATGGATCAATATGCTCGCCAATGGATTTATGACAGGAACTACACGTCTGGATACCATCTCTTTCAATGCTATCCAGCATGGAACTTATCTTGTATACAAAGCCGACATTAATAACCGACCCGGGACATTCGATGACTTCGCTCATGTCGTGCTCAACGGTTTTGTAGGTTCTAATAGGTTTTCAGCTTATTTAAAACAACAAAACATCAAAGGTGAGAATGGTTTTAATCTCGGCTTGACTGCTATGCTTGTCGACAGTGTTGTTACAGTAAAACTCGTCCCTACGAAGCCGACAATCGCCTACAAACCTTGGACAATAAATAAGGATAATTTCATAAGTTATAATCTTGCGGCACGCCATCTTGATGCGTCGCTCTCTCTACAGGGTGAAAAAAGCTTTATAAAAATTTTCACCGAACATCCTTTGACCGCTGATTCCCTTACCCGCAATGTAGAAGGTCATCCGGTCTGCGACGATTTGATTGTGCAGATTTCTCAGGTAGAGCTTCAGGACTGGCTCTCAATCAATCCATTCGCTCCTCCTATCAAGGGTGATCTGAATGCGGATATGCGTATACACTATGAAGATGGCATTCTGACAGGCAAGGGTGACATCAGCCTCCTTGATCTTTTCTATGGTCGTGACAAGGTCGGAGATTTCGATCTTGCTGTCGATGTCGCAAATAGCCATAACGGAAAACTGATGGCAGATATGAGCCTGATGGTTGATTCCGTAAAGACAATCACGGCTCATGGCGTGCTCAATGACAGTACGGCGGAGAACCCATTCATGCTTGATTTCAGAATGATTAAATTCCCCCTAAGAATAGCCAATCCGTTTATACCGGAGGGAATGGCAAATCTGTCAGGCATGCTTAACGGTGAGATGGAAATCACAGGCTCAATGTCGCATCCGGTATTTAACGGATTTATAGATTTTGATACAACAGCGGTAAAGGTCAAGATGCTTGGGACTTCTTTCACTTTCTCCGAAGAGAAAATACCTGTTGACAGTGGTATCATTTCATTTAATGATTTTACTATCAAGGGATGCAATGACAATCCATTTTACCTGAACGGAACTGTTGACGCACGAAATCTGGCAAATCCAGCACTCGATATCTCAATAAATGCAAAGAACATTGAAGTTGTCAACAGTTCGCGCGCAAGAGGCGGTGCGGATATATATGGCAAAGCCTTCCTTGATGTTAATGCAAAAGCAAAAGGAGATATGACACGCATAAATCTTGATGCTGATTTGGGCGTTCTTGCCGGAACGAATGTCACATATGTATTGTCAGAAGCATCACAGGCTCTGTCATCACAATCGACAGAAGATATGGTTCATTTCGTGCAGTTCAACGATACGAGTTCTGTAGCTAAGGCTGACTCTATAGCCAATGCACCTATGGCCATTAACCTTGATGCCCGTCTTTCAATCGAAGAAGGCTCTATAATAAATGTGGATCTTTCGGCAAACGGCAGTAACAAGGTGCAGGTGCAACCTTCAGGCAACGTCGTCTTCACTATGTCGGAGCTTAACGGTGACCGTATGACAGGACGTATAAATATCAACAATGGCTTTGTGCGTTATACACCGCCGTTCATGAGTGAGAAAAACTTTGCTTTCCGCGAAGGATCATACATCTCTTTCAATGGAGACATGATGAATCCGATACTCAATATTCAGGCAGTAGATATAATAAAGGCAAATGTGACACAAGACGGTCAGGATTCACGATTGGTTAATTTCAACGTGAAACTGTCTGTCACCAATACACTCGACAATATGAATGTGGCATTTGATCTTTCGACTGACGATGATATAACTGTCCAGAATGAACTTGCTTCGATGTCTGCCGAACAAAGAGCCAATCAGGCTATGAACCTGTTGCTCTATAATGTCTATTCAGGTGCCGGGACAAAGGGAAATGCAAACCTATCTGGAAATCAGTTGTATTCATTCCTGACATCGCAACTCAATTCTTGGGCTGCAAACAACATCCGTGGTGTAGATCTTTCATTCGGCATTGATCAGTATGATAAGACGTATGGCGGTTCGACATCGACCACTACTTCATATAGCTATCGTGTAAGCAAGACATTCTTTAATGACAGATTTAAAATAGTTGTTGGAGGCAATTATTCAACAGACGCGGATGCAGATGAGAATTTCTCGCAGAATCTGATTAACGACATATCGTTTGAATATATGCTCAACAAGTCAGGATCAATGTATATAAAGATATTCCGTCATACCGGCTATGAAAGTATACTTGAGGGAGAAATCACTCAGACCGGAGTCGGCTTTGTCCTCAAAAGAAAGCTTAATACTTTGTGGGAACTGTTCGGAATACGTCGTGAAGACTAA
- the tamL gene encoding translocation and assembly module lipoprotein TamL: MRKLIIYLAAGLLLAGCSTTRRIGKDEILYTGLKGVNVQTPENEKFPSDVKSTLTEAVSVKPNNSLLGSASVRYPFPLGLWVYNNWPNPPKGLKHWIYEKLATTPVLVSDVRPEVRVHMLDQLLDNNGYFSGTSAYELVQKRNKKKASILYKVEAGRPYLLDSLILLPDSVHLYHLIDSVAEKSKYFKVGSRYSTDSLSVLRIDIANAVRNRGYYYFRPEYIQYLADSTINPGSIALKLDIADNTPAIALARYRTGEITTYIYRNRGGGAPDTIDTKKGTLIRYMPSRLRDGLIPSCIAFREGRTFSVRQMNNTQSRLSRLGIFNDINITVTRDTVHTDENLLDVAIECTFDRPLEASIEANVSSKSNSYLGPGLSLGLTNRNLFGGGELLNLSLTGAYEWQTGSGKKNSVFNSYEVGLNATLAFPRLLAPKFIPRTRRDVSWTRISLGADLLNRPHYFKLSQFNAGLAYDWQSSKYISNTFTLFKLTYNKLQHTTPVFDSIMNANPAIALSFQSQYIPQMSYSLVFDRATRRNTFNLQLTLQEAGNIFWSIYELCGKKGEKSLFKTPFSQFIKGYGQFVYGRRLFGDHWLVNRIGVGAAYAYGNSSQVPYSEQFYCGGANSVRAFTVRSIGPGSYRAPADQVNGYFDQTGTFTFIANSEYRFPILGPLHGALFLDAGNVWTLKNEPERPGGQLKANTFFKDLALGTGVGLRFDISMLIIRGDLGIGIHAPYDTGKRGYYNMESFKKSLAFHLAIGYPF, encoded by the coding sequence ATGAGAAAACTAATCATATATTTAGCAGCAGGCTTGCTGCTTGCCGGTTGCTCGACGACAAGGCGCATCGGCAAGGATGAAATCCTGTATACAGGATTAAAAGGAGTCAATGTGCAGACCCCGGAGAATGAAAAATTTCCGTCAGATGTAAAATCGACTCTTACGGAAGCTGTGTCTGTAAAGCCAAATAATTCGCTATTGGGCTCTGCATCGGTTCGCTATCCGTTCCCTCTTGGGCTTTGGGTCTACAACAACTGGCCTAATCCACCCAAAGGACTGAAGCATTGGATATATGAGAAACTTGCGACAACGCCTGTCCTTGTCAGCGATGTTCGTCCGGAGGTGAGAGTACATATGCTTGACCAGTTGCTTGATAATAACGGATATTTTTCCGGGACATCTGCCTATGAGCTCGTACAGAAGCGCAACAAGAAGAAAGCCTCTATATTATATAAGGTGGAGGCAGGCAGACCTTACCTGCTGGATTCACTCATACTGCTTCCTGATTCAGTCCACCTCTATCATCTGATTGACTCGGTGGCAGAGAAATCGAAGTATTTTAAGGTCGGTTCTCGTTATTCAACAGATTCATTGTCTGTATTGCGGATCGACATCGCGAATGCCGTCCGGAATCGTGGATATTATTATTTCCGTCCGGAATATATCCAATATCTTGCCGACAGCACAATTAATCCGGGAAGTATCGCGTTGAAACTCGATATCGCAGACAACACTCCGGCAATAGCCCTCGCACGTTACCGCACAGGTGAAATTACCACCTACATATATAGAAACCGAGGAGGAGGTGCTCCTGACACTATCGATACAAAAAAAGGTACTCTTATCAGATATATGCCATCGCGTTTACGCGATGGATTGATTCCGTCATGTATCGCTTTCCGGGAGGGACGTACATTCTCCGTCCGTCAGATGAATAACACACAAAGTCGATTGTCGCGTCTTGGCATTTTCAATGATATAAACATTACTGTCACACGTGACACAGTCCATACCGATGAGAACCTTCTTGATGTTGCTATTGAATGTACTTTTGACCGTCCGCTTGAAGCTTCTATCGAAGCCAATGTGTCTTCCAAATCCAACTCTTATCTTGGTCCGGGTCTATCGCTTGGGCTCACAAACAGAAATCTGTTCGGAGGAGGAGAGCTTCTCAACCTCTCGTTGACCGGTGCTTATGAGTGGCAGACAGGATCCGGCAAGAAAAATTCTGTTTTCAACTCTTATGAGGTCGGTTTGAATGCGACCCTTGCTTTCCCTCGTCTGTTAGCCCCTAAATTTATCCCTAGGACTCGCCGTGATGTCAGCTGGACACGTATTTCATTAGGTGCTGACCTTCTCAACCGTCCGCACTATTTCAAACTGAGCCAGTTTAATGCCGGTCTTGCATATGACTGGCAATCGTCAAAATATATTTCAAACACCTTCACTCTGTTTAAGCTTACCTATAACAAACTTCAGCATACCACTCCGGTCTTTGACTCGATTATGAATGCCAATCCGGCGATCGCACTCAGTTTCCAGAGCCAATATATCCCGCAGATGTCTTATAGCCTTGTTTTCGATCGGGCAACTCGCCGGAACACATTCAACCTTCAGCTTACTCTTCAGGAAGCAGGCAATATCTTCTGGTCGATATACGAATTGTGTGGCAAGAAGGGCGAAAAATCATTATTCAAAACCCCGTTCTCGCAGTTCATCAAAGGATATGGACAATTCGTTTATGGCAGAAGACTTTTCGGAGATCATTGGCTTGTAAATCGTATCGGTGTCGGAGCTGCATATGCCTATGGCAATTCATCGCAAGTGCCTTACAGTGAGCAATTCTATTGTGGTGGTGCGAATTCGGTGAGAGCATTTACCGTACGTTCCATTGGTCCCGGTTCATATCGCGCACCTGCCGATCAGGTCAACGGCTATTTTGATCAGACTGGAACGTTTACGTTTATTGCAAATTCGGAATACCGTTTTCCGATACTCGGGCCTCTACACGGTGCATTATTCCTCGATGCCGGAAACGTATGGACACTTAAAAACGAGCCGGAACGCCCCGGTGGCCAGTTGAAAGCAAACACCTTCTTTAAAGATCTTGCGCTCGGTACGGGAGTTGGATTGAGGTTTGATATTTCTATGCTTATAATTCGTGGCGACCTTGGAATAGGAATCCATGCTCCATATGATACCGGGAAGCGCGGATACTACAACATGGAGTCATTCAAGAAGTCTCTTGCATTCCACCTTGCCATTGGCTATCCGTTCTAA
- a CDS encoding TlpA family protein disulfide reductase: MKKTLSYIIFFLILTVLVAAYADRVVKADKGYTAPDIEMLANDSVNVSLDKLRGKYVLVNFWDSSNAVSRIAAGEYDRFLHNNGNSFSLLSINTDENPELFKEIVKKDNLDSSTQFHISDAKTRHLSENYRLDSGFSSYLIDPQGKIVAVNPSVTTLEKYLSQH; this comes from the coding sequence ATGAAAAAGACCTTAAGTTACATAATATTCTTTTTAATCCTGACAGTTCTGGTAGCGGCATATGCCGATAGAGTAGTAAAAGCCGATAAAGGTTATACCGCACCTGATATTGAAATGCTCGCAAATGATTCGGTTAATGTGTCGCTTGACAAATTGAGAGGTAAATATGTCCTTGTCAATTTCTGGGACTCTTCAAATGCGGTTTCAAGAATAGCCGCAGGAGAATATGACCGTTTTTTACACAACAACGGAAATTCATTTTCACTTTTGTCAATAAATACCGACGAAAATCCAGAGCTTTTTAAGGAAATCGTGAAGAAGGACAACCTCGATTCTTCAACCCAATTTCACATCTCGGATGCTAAAACCCGACACCTCTCTGAAAATTACCGCCTTGATTCTGGATTTTCATCATATCTAATTGATCCTCAAGGCAAGATCGTTGCTGTTAATCCATCGGTCACCACTCTTGAAAAATATCTCTCTCAACATTGA
- a CDS encoding DNA topoisomerase 3, which produces MKLCITEKPSVAKDIAQILGADVRRDGYFEGGEYKVTWTFGHLCTLKEPGDYEERWKRWALGVLPMIPARFGIKVIPDKGIEKQFQVIENLISEADEVINCGDAGQEGELIQRWVMQKASVNCPVKRLWISSLTDESIREGFARLQPESDFDNLYHAGLSRAIGDWILGMNATRLYSLKYSSPGNVLSIGRVQTPTLALIVQRHFEIENFKPEDYWELKTLYRGALFNATSGRFKSPEEAEAALEAIKSYPMVIKDVQKKKGREAPPRLFDLTSMQVECNKKWGWTADETLRLIQSLYEKKVTTYPRVDTTYLSEDIYPKVPGILRNMTPYATLTSSILADKLPKSKKVFDNTKVTDHHAIIPTGQSPSVLVGNERQLYHLIALRFIAAFYPDCKFLSTTVLGEVDKTGFKATGKVIEDAGWRIVYDNTQSNDDTKDDENSDDRILPDFTIGESGPHEPSLQKRTTQPPKYYTEGTLLRAMESAGKTVEDEELREAMKENGIGRPSTRAAIIETLFKRKYIYRNRKSIMASQAGIDLISTINEDLLKSAKLTGLWENKLRRIERGDYSASDFIQELKILINEIVINVLSDNSKSKIIVDNTSRGSDKSGGDDSDLKEGNSVKPTKPRAPRTTKFEQVECPICGKGHILKGKTAFGCSRFREGCSLRLSFIDYPESLTPAKLKKILKKK; this is translated from the coding sequence ATGAAACTCTGTATCACCGAGAAACCAAGTGTAGCCAAAGACATAGCCCAGATACTTGGCGCTGATGTGCGCCGTGACGGATATTTTGAAGGAGGGGAGTATAAAGTCACATGGACCTTCGGCCATCTTTGCACCCTTAAAGAACCCGGTGATTATGAGGAACGTTGGAAACGGTGGGCTCTTGGCGTGCTCCCGATGATTCCGGCTCGCTTCGGTATAAAAGTCATTCCTGACAAGGGGATTGAAAAACAGTTTCAAGTCATAGAAAATCTGATTTCGGAAGCAGATGAAGTGATCAACTGCGGTGATGCCGGTCAGGAGGGTGAATTAATCCAGCGATGGGTGATGCAGAAGGCTTCTGTCAATTGTCCGGTCAAGAGACTTTGGATTTCATCTCTGACAGATGAGTCTATACGCGAAGGGTTCGCACGCCTTCAGCCTGAATCAGATTTCGATAATCTCTACCATGCAGGCCTGTCTCGTGCAATCGGGGACTGGATTCTTGGAATGAATGCTACTCGTCTTTACTCGCTGAAGTATTCTTCACCTGGTAATGTTTTGTCAATCGGTCGTGTTCAGACTCCAACTCTTGCCCTCATAGTTCAACGGCATTTTGAAATAGAAAATTTTAAGCCGGAGGATTACTGGGAATTGAAAACTCTTTATCGTGGAGCGCTGTTCAACGCTACTTCTGGTCGCTTCAAATCTCCTGAAGAGGCCGAAGCCGCACTCGAAGCGATAAAGTCTTATCCAATGGTCATAAAGGATGTGCAGAAAAAGAAGGGTAGGGAGGCTCCTCCTCGTCTTTTCGACCTAACATCCATGCAGGTGGAATGTAACAAAAAATGGGGATGGACTGCAGATGAAACTCTAAGGCTCATACAGTCTTTATATGAAAAAAAAGTGACGACCTATCCACGTGTCGATACTACGTATCTTTCTGAAGATATCTATCCTAAGGTGCCGGGTATACTTCGGAATATGACTCCTTATGCAACCTTGACATCTTCGATACTCGCTGATAAGTTGCCGAAAAGCAAGAAAGTATTTGATAACACTAAGGTGACTGATCACCATGCCATTATACCTACCGGTCAGTCTCCGTCTGTGCTTGTTGGCAACGAACGGCAGCTCTATCATCTTATTGCGCTGCGGTTTATTGCTGCATTCTATCCCGATTGTAAATTCCTAAGCACAACAGTACTTGGCGAGGTAGATAAGACCGGCTTTAAGGCAACAGGTAAAGTGATTGAAGATGCTGGTTGGCGTATTGTATATGATAATACACAGTCGAATGATGATACCAAGGATGACGAAAATTCTGACGATCGTATTCTACCAGACTTTACGATAGGAGAGAGCGGCCCACATGAACCGTCATTACAGAAACGCACCACTCAGCCTCCCAAATATTATACTGAAGGAACGTTGTTGCGTGCGATGGAATCAGCCGGTAAGACCGTGGAGGATGAGGAACTTCGGGAAGCTATGAAAGAAAACGGCATCGGACGTCCGTCGACACGAGCTGCTATTATCGAGACGCTATTCAAACGTAAATACATTTATAGGAATCGAAAGTCCATCATGGCTTCTCAGGCTGGAATTGACTTGATTTCGACCATAAACGAGGATCTTTTGAAAAGTGCGAAACTTACAGGTCTCTGGGAAAATAAGCTGCGTCGAATAGAAAGAGGCGATTATTCGGCCTCGGACTTCATTCAAGAACTTAAAATATTGATTAATGAAATTGTAATCAATGTTTTAAGCGATAATTCAAAATCAAAAATTATCGTAGATAATACCTCAAGAGGTTCAGACAAAAGTGGTGGCGATGATAGCGATTTAAAAGAAGGCAACTCAGTAAAACCTACCAAGCCAAGAGCGCCTCGCACGACTAAATTCGAACAAGTAGAGTGTCCCATCTGTGGAAAGGGGCATATATTGAAAGGTAAGACAGCCTTTGGATGTAGCCGTTTTAGAGAAGGATGTTCTTTACGCCTTAGTTTTATAGACTATCCGGAATCTCTAACGCCAGCCAAGCTGAAAAAAATATTGAAAAAGAAATAA
- a CDS encoding transposase, producing the protein MNVLAILKDFTFRCKSVFENTTTKMSKRFLNWLILTIRTVALIPGKVNFTRLSRYGGRTAKTFASNFKTSVDWMKVNIGMAQDCFGPADDMAVAIDPSFISKAGRLTYGIGRFWSGVAQRVKRGLEIMAIGAISLSKHTCVMLGAVQSPNFRTLESEKQMSMLDWYVALVRSKATELLSLTDILVADAFFSKYEFVNEVIGMGFRFVGRLRANSYLRYLAIPDSSAPRRRGRKKKYGEKVDFSNLDMSVFTSFIYEDSKGNKNRCHTAVVHSRALKRDIRIVVCPVENAEPLLYFSTDTNMRSEKIIGFYRTRFQIEFGIRDAKQFTGLQSQQTRDKDRLDFAFNLSFTALNVCKEVIRKDYPDLSLAQFKRLMFESYLASTIISTCGKSPHLKIIQKINHRLAQLAA; encoded by the coding sequence ATGAACGTATTGGCGATTCTCAAAGACTTCACCTTTCGGTGTAAGTCGGTATTTGAAAATACTACAACCAAGATGAGCAAAAGGTTCCTCAACTGGCTGATTTTAACAATACGCACTGTAGCGTTGATTCCGGGCAAAGTCAATTTTACCCGGCTGTCGCGCTATGGCGGTCGTACAGCCAAGACCTTTGCCTCCAATTTCAAGACATCCGTAGACTGGATGAAAGTCAACATAGGTATGGCGCAGGATTGTTTTGGGCCGGCCGATGACATGGCAGTGGCAATCGATCCGTCGTTCATTTCAAAAGCAGGCAGACTGACGTATGGCATAGGCCGTTTCTGGTCAGGGGTGGCACAACGTGTCAAACGCGGTCTGGAGATAATGGCGATCGGGGCAATAAGTCTGAGTAAACATACATGCGTGATGCTCGGTGCTGTCCAGTCACCGAACTTCAGGACTCTTGAATCTGAGAAACAAATGTCAATGCTTGACTGGTATGTGGCACTTGTCAGGTCAAAGGCGACAGAGCTGCTCTCACTGACGGATATTCTGGTTGCCGATGCCTTTTTCTCCAAATATGAGTTTGTAAATGAAGTGATTGGCATGGGATTTCGATTTGTCGGGAGATTACGTGCCAACTCATATCTGAGGTATCTGGCCATACCGGATTCCTCCGCCCCGCGAAGACGCGGCAGAAAGAAAAAGTATGGAGAGAAAGTGGATTTCTCCAATCTTGATATGTCCGTGTTCACCTCATTCATATATGAGGATTCCAAAGGAAACAAAAACCGATGTCACACGGCGGTCGTACATTCGAGGGCATTGAAACGCGACATCCGTATCGTGGTCTGTCCGGTTGAAAACGCAGAGCCTCTTCTTTACTTCTCTACAGACACCAATATGAGGTCTGAAAAGATCATCGGTTTCTACCGCACCCGCTTTCAGATTGAGTTCGGCATACGCGATGCCAAACAGTTTACAGGACTCCAGTCGCAACAGACACGCGACAAAGACCGGCTTGACTTCGCATTCAATCTTTCCTTCACTGCACTCAATGTCTGCAAGGAGGTCATAAGGAAAGATTATCCGGATCTTTCGTTAGCACAGTTCAAACGGCTTATGTTTGAATCTTATCTCGCCTCAACAATTATTTCGACTTGCGGAAAATCTCCGCATCTCAAAATAATTCAGAAAATAAATCATCGGTTGGCTCAGTTAGCGGCTTAG